The genomic interval GAATCCAGGGCCAGCGACACCGCGACCGTCCTCTGGATGCCCGCCTTCGCGGGAATGACAGGCTCGTTGTTGAAGAACGCAATCGATCTCCAGAGAGAGTCCCATGGATAAAGACCAGACCTTCGCCCTTCCGCGCCGCGCCTTCGTCGGCACGCTGGTGGCCGGCTTCACGCTGGCGGCCGGCCCCGTCAGCGCCGCCGCCATCGTCACGGACACGAACGGCCTCGACGCGGGGGAGGTCTCGATCCCCGTGTCCGACGGCCATATCCCCGCCTATCGCGCGCGCCCCTCGGCCAAAAAGGACGCCGCCATCGTGCTGGTGGTGCAGGAGGTGTTCGGCGTGCACGAGCACATCAAGGACCTTTGCCGCCGTCTCGCCCATGCCGGCTATTACGCCATCGCGCCGTCGCTCTATGCCCGCCAGGGCGATCCCGGAAAGTACGACATGGCCCATGTCGGCGACCTGCTGAACGACATCGTCGCCAAGGTGCCGGATGCGGAGGTGATGAGCGACCTCGATTCCACCGTCGCCTTCGCGAAGGGGGAGGGCGCCGACACCGTCCGGCTCGCCGTCACCGGCTTCTGCTGGGGCGGACGCATCGTCTGGCTCTATGCCGCGCACAATCACGCGGTGAAGGCGGGCGCCGCGTGGTACGGCCCGCTCGCCGGCACCGACAACGATCTGCATCCGCACACCGCGATCGAACTGGCGGGCGCGGTGAAGGCGCCGGTGCTCGGCCTCTATGCCGGCCTCGACCAGAACATCACGGCTGGGGACGTCGAAGCCATGCGCAAGGCGCTGGCGGCGTCCGGCAACACGACCTCGCGCATCGACGTCTTCGCGGATGCCCAGCACGGCTTCAACGCCGATTATCGTCCCAGCTACAACGAGAAGGACGCGAAAGAGGGCTGGGCCAGGATGCTCGCCTGGTTCAAGGCGAACGGCGTCAGCTGACGTTCCTCTCCCGCGAGGGGGAGAGGACGCTTACCTGACGAACACCCGCACTTCGCTCGAGGTCGCGCCCGGATCGGTCGCGCTCGCCACCGCCAGCCGCGAGGCCGGCACGCCCATGTCGGTCATCGAGCGCAGCACTTCCTGCGCATGGTTCTTGGCCGAGGTCTGGGCGAGCTGCACCGCCGCCGCCGTGCCGCGCGTCGGCGCCACCGCGACGACCGAGAAGCCGGCATTCGGCTTGGACTGCAGCGCCTGGCTGAGCGCCGCATAGAGGATCTGCTGATAGTCGACGCCCGGGCGGTCGAAGCGGATCACCACCAGCGGCGTGCCGGCATAGGCCAGCGTCGAGGCCGACATCGGCCCGCCGGCCGAGGCCGCGATCGGCGCGCTGCCGAGATCGGCGCCATAGAGCTCCCCGTTCTTGATCGCCGAGGCCAGCGTGGTGAGGTTGGCGCGCTCATTCGCGACATAGGCGGTCTGGCGCTGGGTGTCTTCCGCCGCCGCCTTCAGCAGCCGGTCGATCAGCACGATGGTCTGGTTGGTCTCGTCCTCCAGCACGCCGAGCTGGCGATGATCCTCGTCGACCGCGCCGGAGACGTTGTAGGTCGCCTGGATCTGGTCGAGCGCGAAATGCGCCGTCGAGGAATCCGTGGCGAGCGAGGCGGCGAGCGAATTCAGCGCATTGATGTTGCCGGCAAGGTTGTCGAGCGAGGACTGCGCGTTGTTCCACTCGGTGACGAGTTCGGGATTGCCGCGCGTCGTGCCGATCTGCAGCCGCGTCGTGATGCGCGCCTTGGATTCGTGATAGGCCCCGGCCGCGTCGGCGCCCTGGTTGCGCAGGTCGCTCAGATGCGAGGCATTGGCCGCGAGATGGTCTTCCAGCGTCTGCACCTGGCCGCGCAGCGTGGCGATGGTGGCGCTGACCGCGGTGCCGGTATTGCTGCCCGGCTCGATCGGCACCGGCGTGATGGCGACGACGGGGGCCGAGCCGCCCGATGCCGCCGGACCGGAAGAACCGCCCGGCAGCGAACCGGGCAGCGTGCCCGGCGAGCCCGCGGGTGCGGGGCCGCCATCGGGGTAGGGCGAGGCGCTGCCGGGGACCGAGCCGGAATCGTCCGGCTGGCCGCCGAACAGCGAATTGTCGAGATCCGAGCAGCCCGCCAGGCCGAGGCCGGCCGCAAGCGCCAAGACACTGACCAGGCGAGACTTCCGCCCTGCCGCCGGATTCCCCTTCATGTGCCGCTCTCCGCCCCCGCCCGCCGCATCGCGGCCGCCGGTCCATCCACCAGATGGGACGCGTCATGGTTACGCGAGTCCCTCGCGGGCCAGTCTTAACCAGCGGGGCGAGTGCAAACAAGGGTACGCGATGCCGCTTCCTGGGGAGATTTTCCCGAAGCGGGAAGGACTTGGATGGTTTCGCGCGGGCCCGGCGGGGCAGGGCGCGGCGGTGCCGGTTGCGCTTGCCTTTGGCCGCGCCTCACAATAGGTTCGCCGCCCTTGAATGCACCCGTAGCTCAGCTGGATAGAGCATCAGACTACGAATCTGAGGGTCAGGAGTTCGAATCTCTTCGGGTGCGCCATTTTCGATGGCGGGCGGGCAAGGCAGCCGCCACGCCAACCCTGCTTTGCCCGCCCGCTGAAATCCCGCCTCAGTCAGACCCCGCCTCAGTCAGACAAAGTCGGAAAGGCTGCCCGCTTCGCCGCGATATATCTGCCGTTATAGGGCGTGAGATAAGCCGGTGTCGCCACGCGCTCGCGCACGACAATGCCGTGCTTCTCCAATTGCGCGATCTTGTCGGGGTTGTCCGTGATCAGGCGTATTTCCGTCGCCCCCGCGGCGCGCAGCATGGCCGCCGCCGCGGAATAGTCCCGCAGATCCGCCGGCAATCCGAGTTCGCGGTTCGCCGCGAAGGTATCGAAGCCTTCGTCTTGCAAGCGGTAGGCGGACAATTTTTTGTAGAGACCGATTCCTCTGCCTTCCTGGCGCAAGTAGACGAGGAAGCCACCCTGCGAAGACATGCGCTCCAGCGCGCCGGTCAATTGCTGGCCGCAATCGCAGCGCAGCGACCCGAACAGATCGCCCGTCAGGCATTCGGAATGCACGCGCACCAGGGGCGCCGCCGTCCGGTCCGGCTCGCCGACGATGATCAGCAGATGCTCTTTCTGTTCGTCCAGCCCGGTGAAACTGCAAAACCGGACCGTGCTGCGAATCCGCGCGATCGGAATCGCGACGGTCTCCGCGATTTTCGGGGAGCGATCCGCCGGCCCATCGATCTCGATCCGTGTCATTGCCGCCCCAAGGATTGCCTTTTCGAATATTTCGAATATCATACATACGATACAAACGAAACAGGCCGGCTGTAAATGGCCCGATACGGGGAAATTCCGACCAGATCCGAGGTCGCGCTGGCGCAGGCGGCCAAGCGTGTCTTGGGTCAGGCCCATGGCGGCCCGGCGCGGGTTTCGCACGCCGCGCACAAATCCGCCGTGCTGCCCGAAGCGGCGTTCCAGGTCCTGCTCGAAACCCTCGGCCAGATGGCGCGCGGCAACGTCGTCGCCGTCACGCCGCTGGAGGCGAGCCTGACCACGCAGCAGGCCGCGGAGCTTCTGGGCGTGTCGCGGCCGCATCTGGTGAAATTGCTGGAATCGGGCGCCATTCCCTATCGCAAGACCGGCAAGCACAGGCGCGTCAGCCTGAGCGACCTCAATGCCTATCGCTCACCGAACCACGCCGCGGCGGAGGGACTCATGAAGCTCGACACGGTGGATGACGCGATCCGGGCGATCGCGCGCGGCGAGATGGTCGTCGTGGTCGATGACGACGACCGGGAGAACGAAGGCGATCTGATCGTCGCCGCGTCGAAGGTCACGACCGAGCAGGTCGCCTTCATGGTCCGCCACACCAGCGGCATCCTGTGCGCCCCCCTCACGCGGGAACGCGCGCAGCACCTGCAACTGGAGCCCATGGTGCGCGAGAACAGCGCGCCGCTGCGGACCGCCTTCACCGTCTCGGTGGACTACCGGGACGGACTGACCACCGGCGTTTCCGCAAGCGAGCGCACCAACACCGTCCGCGCCCTGGCGAACGGCAATGTGGCGGCGGGCGATTTCGTGCGCCCCGGCCATGTCTTCCCGCTGATCTCCGAGGAGGGCGGGGTGCTCATGCGCTCGGGCCACACCGAAGCGACGACGGACCTCGCGCGTCTCGCGGGCCTGCCGCCAATCGGCCTCCTGGGCGAGCTCGTCAACGACGACGGCACGCTCAAGCGGCTCCCGCAGCTCGTCGCCTTCGCCAGGGAGCACGGGCTGGCGATCGTCTCGATCGCCGATCTGATCGCCTATCGCCGGGCGCGCGAGAAGCTGGTCCGGCGGATTTCGGAGTTTGAAATCGCCACGGAAATCGGACCAACGAAGGCGGTCGCCTATGCGACGGCGTTCGACACCGTGCAGCATCTCGCCCTGGTGTTCGGCGACATTCAAACCGGTAGGCCGGTCCCGGTGCGCATCCACCGCCAGGAGGTGATTTCCGACGTCTTCGGGCAGACGCCCAATCTCATTTCCGCGGCCCTGCGGATCATGAAAGCGGAAGGCGGCGGCGTGCTGGTCTATCTGCGCGAAGGCGCGTCGGGCGTCGCCGCGCCGGCTTGGAGCGATCCGCCCGCCGCCGCGCATCGCAGCGAAGTCCGGCGCGAGAAGCAATGGCGCGAGGTCGGGATCGGGGCCCAGATACTGAAGGATCTGGGGCTGGGCGCGATCAAGCTCCTCACCACGCACCGGCTGGACTATGCCGGCCTCGCGGGCTTCGACATCCAGATCGCCGAGAGCGAGATCATCGGTTCGCAAGCTTCGGGCGAACCCGGCTGACGAAGGAGCATGCGATGACGAAGAAACTGGGAATTGTCGATACGAGCTTCGCGCGAATCGACATGGGCGGCATCGCCCTCGAATACCTCAACGACTCGGCCGGCGACGATATCGCATGCGTCCGGGTGACCGTTCCCGGCTTCAAGGACCTCGCGGTCGAAGCGAAGCGGCTGGTGGAAGAGGATCGCTGCGACATGGTCCTGGCGATGGGCTGGTCCGGCGGCGCCGCGCTCGACGCCAACTCGGCGCAGATCGCTTCGGCCGGGATCATGCTGGCGCAGCTTCTGACCGGACGCCACATCCTCGAAGTCTTCGTCCATGCCGACGAGGCCCCGAACGACGAGACGCGGCTTCGCGCGATTGCCGAGGGCCGGGTGCGCGGCCATTGCGAGAACGCGCTGCGGATGCTGCGCGACCGGTTCGCGCTGGTCGGCCGCGCCGGCACGGGCCGCCGGCAGGGCGAGCGCGATGCGGGTCCGCTTCCGCTCCAAGGGCGTTGAGGCGGACCGGCCGCCCTATGCCATGTCCCGATCCGTGGAAACCCCATAACCCAACCGGTCCAGGGCCGGCTGCAGGATCGGGATGACCGGGGCGAGATGTTTCACATACCACCGGTGCGGCTCGGACTGCTGGCATAGGTCGGATGAACCGGCGCCAGCGCGGCGCCCGCGGCCGGCACGCCCCAGGCGGCGGCGAGCGCAAGAAGCATTTTCATGGAAACCCGGCCCGCAGCCGCGCAACGAACGCCGAGCCGGGCTGCCGGGCCACGGCTTTCGGAGCTTCCGGCGCGGCCTGCTGCCTGTCAATGCCCGTCGGCCCGGCTCAATCCGCGCGCGTCTGGAACTCGAACCGGCAGCAAACGCCCTCCGGCTCGAAGAGCAGGCTGGTGCTGCCGTTCTGCTCCGCGGCCACCGCGGATTTGATGACGCGGCTTCCGAATCCGCTTCGCGTGGGGACGCTCACGATGGGCTCTCCGCCGCGCTCCGTCCATTCGATCGCGACGCGCCCCGCATCGTCCACGGACCAGTGCAGGGAAACCCGCCCCGCCGCCGTCTTGAGGGCGCCGTATTTGATCGCGTTCGTCGCGAGTTCGTGGACCGCCAGGGCAAGGCCGCCGGCGGTCGTCTCCGACACTTCGACATGCGGTCCGCCCATGGCGATCTGCGCCTGATTGGGATCGACGAAAGGCTGCAGCGCCATCTCGAACAGCTGCTGGAGCGAGGCCTGCCGCGACGCCGAGCCGACGACGATTTCGCCGCTGGACAGAAGGGCGCGCAGCCGCCCGACGAACATATCGAGCACGGCTTGCGCTTCCGGCGCGTCCTTGGGGCGCGACTGCCGCGCGATGGCATCGACCACCGCCACGAAATTGCGGGTGCGGTGCTTCATCTCGCCCAGAAGAAGTTCTTGCTGCTCCTGCGCGCGCCGGCGCTCCGAAATGTCCCGGGCGATCTTGGACGCGCCGATCACCCGTCCGCTCGAATCCTTGATCGGCGACACCGTGATCGAAAGCTCGATCGGGCTGCCGTCCTTGCGGCGGCGGATGGTCTCGTAGTGATCGACGCGCTCGTTGCGCCGGATCTTGCTGAGGATGACCGCTTCCTCGTCGAGGCGGTCCTGCGGGATGAGAATGGAGATGTGCCGCCCCACGACCTCGTCCGCCGTATACCCGAACACGCGCTCCGCCGCCCGGTTCCAGCTCGAAATTATCCCGTTGAGGTCCTTGCCGACGATCGCATCGTCGGACGACTCCACGATCGCGGACAGGCGCTCGCGGATTTCCTCCGCCTTCTTGAACTCGCTGATCTCCACCAGCATGTTCACGGCGCCGATCAGCGTGCCGGCGTCGTCGAACAGCGGCGTGGGGTAGGGAAGGAACGGCACGCGCGTCCCGTCGGGCCGCTCGGCGATGGCCTCCATGCCGCGCACGATCCGCCGCTCCTTGACGGCGATGGCCATCGGACAGGCGCCATGCGGAAGCGGCGTGCCGTCGGGCCAATAGAGTTTCCACGAACCGCACCACTCGCTCGTCCCGAGCGGCGGGCTGTGCCCCCAAAGCGAGGCGGCTGCCCGATTGTAGTAGGTGATGCGGCCCGACGCGTCGGTCGTATAAATCGCGGCCGGAAGCTCGTCGAGAACCTTGCGGAAGTACCGGTCGCGCGAAACGACCGCTTCGCCTGCATAGGGAATGGCTTGCCCCGCTGGCGCTATGTCTGTACGCGTCGTGCTCTTCATCGAACAATCTACCGCTTTTGCGGTCAAAGAGCCATGGCGGCCGATCTTCCGGCATTTTTGCAGCCCTTTTCAAGCGGAAAACAATTCAAGCATGCCGAAGCCGGACGATCGTTGTTTCATCGGCCGGCGGTCGCAGGCAACGTCGTCCCGTCGGTTCGCCGCGCGAAGTTTCCAGGAGAAACGCGCCAGCGCCTTGTGCCCTGTCGCTGTCGCAATCCTTACGGATACAGCCGCTTGTACGTCGCCCAGACGTTCTGCCCGTAATTCGCCTCGTTGGGATTGTTCTGCTGCGCGACCGTCATGACGATCGCCTGCTCGCCCGGCACCGGCATCTTGGCGAGCTGCGCGTTCACCCGGACGCGCACCGTCGGCGTGATGAACGCTGTGCCGTTCTGGGCCACGGCGACCGCTTCGATCCTGGCGCCGGCGGTGCCGGGCGGCGCGTTCACCGCCTTGCGCTGCCAGGCGGCGCGGTTCTCGCCCCAGGTGTTCGGCCGCGTGATGTAGGTCTTGAGGCTGCTCTCCCCCAGGCCCAGCCGTTCGGCCGGCGCCAGGCTCGCGATGGCCTGCGCCGCCGTCTTGCGGTGCGCCGCCACCTCCGCGGCGAGCGCGTCGATCTTCCGCTTGAGCGCGGCGGCGGCGAACATCGTGGCGACGTCGGCGGCGCCGAGCCCCGTCGCGGCGACGGCGCCGGCATGCTGGGCGACGAAGGCTTGCGGCGTCTGCGTCGACTCGGCCACGAGGGCGAGCAGCGTCTTGACCGCGTCGCAGCGCGACGCGGCGGCGGCGAGCTCCGCCGCCGTCAGCGCCGGCACCGCCAGGCCGCGCAGCGCCGCGAAGCGCGTCAGCGCGTCGACGGCATAGGGCATGGTCGCCTGCTCGACCGTCGCCATGCTGGCGGCGAGTCCCGCCACGGTGTTGAGCTTGGATTCGACGGGCGCCGGATGGTCGCCGCCGCGATTGGTCTCCCAGATGCCGATACAGCGCACGATGCGCGCGGTCAGTTCGTCTGCGCTTGGCATGTGATGCTCCCGCCCAGGCGCCGGCCGGCGCCGCGACCGCAAGGACGCGCGGCAGAACCCGGACATGTCATCACGAACGCCCGGTCTTTCAAAGGACGGAATCGTCCGCGCCTTATCCTTCCAGCGCGAAACGCAGCCCCGCCTTCTTCGGCAGCCGCTCGAGCAGGGCATCCGCCATCGCCGCGGCCGGGCTCCAGCAGCCGCCGGGCGTCGTCGTCTTCGGCACGCCCGCCAGCGCCAGCGCCGCTTCGGCGAGGATCTTCGACGTCGAGCCATAGCCCGGATCGCGGTCGCCCTTGACCGCGGCGCGCAGGCTGCGCCCGTCCGCCGTCTCGGCGACGAACAGGATGTCGTACCAGCCGGTGTCGCGTTCCTGCTTGCTCGGTCCCTCGCCCGGCTTCGGCAGGCCGCCGGCCCCGAAACTGAAGCCGCCGAGCCCGCCGGCCTGGGGCTTGGGCGGCCCGTCCAGCATCTGCATTTCGCAATAGCGGAAATCGGCGCCCCAGGGATGGCCGAGCAGGAAGTTGGTGCGATGCACCGCCTTGGTGTTGATGGACGCCATCATGAACGGCCCGACCCAGGCGCCCACCGCTTCGTCTTCATAGGGTGTGTTGCCGTCCGGCTGTTCCGCGCCGGCAAAGCCCGGCGTCAGCGCGAAGGGATTGCCGAGCGTCTCGGCGATCTTCGGATCCTTCGCCGCCGCCATCATCGTCGCCTGGCCGCTCGCCAGCGTCCCGCCGGAGAGCCCGCCCGCCATGCCGCGGATGCGCCCGCGCACCCGCGGCGCATAGGTGCCGAAGGCCGCCTTCGCCGCCTCCTGGACGAAATGGACGCCGAGATCGAACGGAATCGAATCGAAGCCGCAGGAGAACACCAGCCGCGCCCCGCTCGCCTTCGCCGTCGCCTCATGCGCCGCGATCATCTGCGCGATCCAATGCGACTCGCCGGTCAGGTCGACATAGTCGGTGCCGGTCCTGGCGCAGGCCGCGACCAGGTTGGAGCCGTAGAGCTGATAGGGCCCCGCCGTCGACACGATCACCTTGGCGCGTCGGCACATCGCCTCCAGCGACGCCGGATCGTCGGCATCGGCGAGGATCAGCGGCAGGCTGGCCGGCGCATCGATCTCCTTGCGCACCTGTTCGAGCTTGTCCTTCGACCGCCCCGCCATCGCCCAGGCGACGCCTGGCTGCTTGAGCAGATGCTCCGCCACCAGCCGGCCGGTATAGCCGGTCGCGCCGAACAGGATGACGTCGAATTCCCGCATGACCGTTCCCCTCACGCCAATTCCGTCTGCCGCGGCAGCGGCTTGACCGCGATGATCGCCGCGCCCAGCGCCGCCGCCAGCCCTGAGCCGATCAGAACACCGATCTTGGCGATCTGCGAGTCCGCCCCGGCCGGGAAGGCCTGGTCCGCCAGCAGCAGCGCCACCGTATCGCCGATGCCGCACAGGCAGGCCGCGCCGATGAAGCCGCGCACGCTCACATCCTCGGGCATGCGCCCCAGCCCGCTCCACACCGCGCCCAGCGCCGCGAGGCCGATGCCGATCGGCTTGCCCAGCACCAGCCCCAGCACCACGCCGGCCAGCACAGGACCGGCCCCCGGCGCCGAAAGATCGGCCGCCAGACTCACCCCCGTCGCCGAGAACGCGAACAGCGGCAGCACGACATAAGAACTCCACGGCGCCACCGCGCGCTCGACCTGCTCGGCCGGCGAGCGCAGCCTGTCGCTTGCCGCGGCGAGGTTGCGGCTCGCCCAGTCCCAGATCGGCTCCTGCATCAGCGCGGTCTTGTCCTCGGTCTCGCGCTCGGCCTGTTCCAGCGCGGCGAGCGCGGTCGCCGCCTGCGCCAGCAGCGGCCCCGCCGCCGGCGCCGGCCGCGTCGGCAGGAAGCCCGCGAGGAAGATGCCGGCCAGCGCGCCATGCACGCCGGCACCGTGCAGCGCCACCCACAGGAACACCGTCGCCACGAGATAGGGCCACAGCGCATAGACGCGGAAGCGGTTGAGCGCCGCCAGCGCCACGATTCCGCACACCGCCGCCCCCATCCAGCCGAGCTCGAAGGCGCGCGGATAGAAGATCGCCAGCGTCAGCACCGACAGGATGTCGTCGACCACCGCCAGCGCGGCGACGAAGACGCGCAGCCCCGTCGGCACGCTGGGCCCGAGCAGCGCCAGCACGCCGAGCGCGAAGGCGATGTCGGTCGCCGTCGGCACCGACCAGCCGCGCGCGGTGGGGCCTTGGTTGAGCGCCAGATAGATCGCCGTCGGCACCAGCACGCCGCCGACCGCGCAGAGCACCGGCAGCGCCGCGGCCCGCAGGTCGGTCAGCGATCCTTCCGTCAGCTCGCGCCGGATTTCGAGCCCGACGAGCAGGAAGAAGATCGCGAGCAATCCTTCGGAGAACCACTCGCCCACCGGCATGGACAGCGCGCCGTCCTTCACGCCGACGCCGAACGGCATGTGGATGAAGGCGTGGTAGTACGTGCTCAACGACGAGTTGGCGCAGAGGATCGCCGCCGCCGCCGCCAGCAGCAGGATCAGTCCGGCCGAGGCCGGCAGGTTGGCGAAGGCTTTCGCCGAGCGGCTGATCTGGGCGGCGACCGGGCGCTGCAGCTCCTCCAGCATGGAATGGAAATCCCACGCCCCGTCATAGCGCTGCCCGTCGATGAAGAAGGACGGCGTGCCGGTCACGCCGTTGCGCCGCCCTTCCTCGAGGTCTTCCTCGACCCGCGCCGCCAGCGCCTCGTCTTCGAGGTCGCGCTCGAACTGCGCCATGTCCAGGCCGATGTCGCGCGCCAGCTTGCGGGCAAGCTCCGGCGTCAGCGGATCGGCGCCGTAGAGCGCGTCGTGCATCTCCCAGAAGCGGCCCTGGCGGCCGGCGGCTTCGGCGACGCGGGAGATGAAATGCGCCCCGGGATGGGCCCTCTCGTTTGGGAAGTGGCGATAGGCATAGGCCAGCTTGTCGCCCAGCGCGCCGCGCAGCCGGGCGATGATATGGCCCAGCCGCCGGCAATAGGGACACAGATAGTCGCCATAGAGAACGACCTGTACGGCGTCGCGCCTGCCCACGTCGCCGCGCACATGGTCGCGCGCGCGGTCCACGGGGCGCTGCAGTCTTGTCCGTTGGGATTCGGTCATGCGGGGAAGTCCGGGGGGTTAACCGGTCGCCACTCTAGAGTCCCTGGATCATTTTTCGAAACCCTGCGTTTCCTGCCGGTCGCTTCTGATCGGGACGCACAACCCTATCTCTGCGGTGTGGTTCGAGGACGGCATTCCCCTTCAAGGTCGCCGTCCATTGTTGGGCCGGAGTGCCGCGGTTCCCCCCTCCCCGCGCCTCCGGCCCAATGTTTTGTCCGCGGACGAGATGCGTTGCCGCACGCGCGGCGCGCAAGCAGGGTTGGCGTGGCGGCTGCTGGCGCGCCGCGCCGCCAAAAAATCCCGACAAAGCCGCAAAGTCGTAGGGGTTTGCTCTTTCCGCAACACAGTCCCGCCGCGGTCGCTCTTGAAGATGTTCCCGTCGAACACGATTTGCTTCAGACGGGTTGGAGCACAAAAACGTGAACTGGTCGGTCGAACATTTTGCACAAGGGCTCGCGGCGATCTTCGCCGTCGCGGCGGCCGTGCATCTGTTCGGGCCGCGCGCGCTGCGCGAGGCCTATGCGCGCTGGCGCTATCCCAGCGGCTTCCGCGAAGTGACCGGCACGCTGCTCGCCCTTGCGGCGGCGCTGCTGTCGCTGCATGGGACGCGGCTCGTCGGCCTGGGCGTCGCCGCCTTCGTGATGTTCCTGTCGGCGACCACGCTCCTGCATCACCGGCAATACCGCTACGCCGCGCCGCTCATCGCGCTGCTATTTGCGCTGATCCCGGTTTCGCTTGCCGGCCCGGTGTGAGTGGCCGAGCCGCTCCGCCAGGAAATCCCCCAGCACGTCGACCCGCGCCGGCTTCGGACCGCCCGGCGGCGTCACCCAGTGCAGCGCGCTCGCCGGCAGCGACCAGTCGGGCAGCACCCGCTCCAGCGATCCGTCGGCCAGCGCCGCGCGCAGGATGAAGTCGGGCAGGACGCCCAGCCCCAGCCCCGCGATCAGCGCCGGCAGCATCGCGTCGCCATTGTTGGCGCGTAAGGGTCCGCCGGCGGGGTGCACGACGGCGCTCTCGCCGTTCTTGTGCGTGAAGCGCCAGCTGTCGGGACCGAGCAGATAGGCATAGCCGAGGCAGGCATGCTCGGCGAGATTCATCGGATGCTTGGGCCGTCCCTTCGCTTTCAGGTAGGACGGCGCGGCGACCAGGAAGCGCTCGACGGTGCACAGCCGCCGCGCCACCA from Rhizomicrobium sp. carries:
- a CDS encoding dienelactone hydrolase family protein, which produces MDKDQTFALPRRAFVGTLVAGFTLAAGPVSAAAIVTDTNGLDAGEVSIPVSDGHIPAYRARPSAKKDAAIVLVVQEVFGVHEHIKDLCRRLAHAGYYAIAPSLYARQGDPGKYDMAHVGDLLNDIVAKVPDAEVMSDLDSTVAFAKGEGADTVRLAVTGFCWGGRIVWLYAAHNHAVKAGAAWYGPLAGTDNDLHPHTAIELAGAVKAPVLGLYAGLDQNITAGDVEAMRKALAASGNTTSRIDVFADAQHGFNADYRPSYNEKDAKEGWARMLAWFKANGVS
- the ribA gene encoding GTP cyclohydrolase II RibA gives rise to the protein MGLTQDTLGRLRQRDLGSGRNFPVSGHLQPACFVCIVCMIFEIFEKAILGAAMTRIEIDGPADRSPKIAETVAIPIARIRSTVRFCSFTGLDEQKEHLLIIVGEPDRTAAPLVRVHSECLTGDLFGSLRCDCGQQLTGALERMSSQGGFLVYLRQEGRGIGLYKKLSAYRLQDEGFDTFAANRELGLPADLRDYSAAAAMLRAAGATEIRLITDNPDKIAQLEKHGIVVRERVATPAYLTPYNGRYIAAKRAAFPTLSD
- the ribB gene encoding 3,4-dihydroxy-2-butanone-4-phosphate synthase, with the protein product MGQAHGGPARVSHAAHKSAVLPEAAFQVLLETLGQMARGNVVAVTPLEASLTTQQAAELLGVSRPHLVKLLESGAIPYRKTGKHRRVSLSDLNAYRSPNHAAAEGLMKLDTVDDAIRAIARGEMVVVVDDDDRENEGDLIVAASKVTTEQVAFMVRHTSGILCAPLTRERAQHLQLEPMVRENSAPLRTAFTVSVDYRDGLTTGVSASERTNTVRALANGNVAAGDFVRPGHVFPLISEEGGVLMRSGHTEATTDLARLAGLPPIGLLGELVNDDGTLKRLPQLVAFAREHGLAIVSIADLIAYRRAREKLVRRISEFEIATEIGPTKAVAYATAFDTVQHLALVFGDIQTGRPVPVRIHRQEVISDVFGQTPNLISAALRIMKAEGGGVLVYLREGASGVAAPAWSDPPAAAHRSEVRREKQWREVGIGAQILKDLGLGAIKLLTTHRLDYAGLAGFDIQIAESEIIGSQASGEPG
- the ribC gene encoding riboflavin synthase, with product MTKKLGIVDTSFARIDMGGIALEYLNDSAGDDIACVRVTVPGFKDLAVEAKRLVEEDRCDMVLAMGWSGGAALDANSAQIASAGIMLAQLLTGRHILEVFVHADEAPNDETRLRAIAEGRVRGHCENALRMLRDRFALVGRAGTGRRQGERDAGPLPLQGR
- a CDS encoding PAS domain S-box protein, translating into MKSTTRTDIAPAGQAIPYAGEAVVSRDRYFRKVLDELPAAIYTTDASGRITYYNRAAASLWGHSPPLGTSEWCGSWKLYWPDGTPLPHGACPMAIAVKERRIVRGMEAIAERPDGTRVPFLPYPTPLFDDAGTLIGAVNMLVEISEFKKAEEIRERLSAIVESSDDAIVGKDLNGIISSWNRAAERVFGYTADEVVGRHISILIPQDRLDEEAVILSKIRRNERVDHYETIRRRKDGSPIELSITVSPIKDSSGRVIGASKIARDISERRRAQEQQELLLGEMKHRTRNFVAVVDAIARQSRPKDAPEAQAVLDMFVGRLRALLSSGEIVVGSASRQASLQQLFEMALQPFVDPNQAQIAMGGPHVEVSETTAGGLALAVHELATNAIKYGALKTAAGRVSLHWSVDDAGRVAIEWTERGGEPIVSVPTRSGFGSRVIKSAVAAEQNGSTSLLFEPEGVCCRFEFQTRAD
- a CDS encoding saccharopine dehydrogenase NADP-binding domain-containing protein, which produces MREFDVILFGATGYTGRLVAEHLLKQPGVAWAMAGRSKDKLEQVRKEIDAPASLPLILADADDPASLEAMCRRAKVIVSTAGPYQLYGSNLVAACARTGTDYVDLTGESHWIAQMIAAHEATAKASGARLVFSCGFDSIPFDLGVHFVQEAAKAAFGTYAPRVRGRIRGMAGGLSGGTLASGQATMMAAAKDPKIAETLGNPFALTPGFAGAEQPDGNTPYEDEAVGAWVGPFMMASINTKAVHRTNFLLGHPWGADFRYCEMQMLDGPPKPQAGGLGGFSFGAGGLPKPGEGPSKQERDTGWYDILFVAETADGRSLRAAVKGDRDPGYGSTSKILAEAALALAGVPKTTTPGGCWSPAAAMADALLERLPKKAGLRFALEG
- the nhaA gene encoding Na+/H+ antiporter NhaA, with product MTESQRTRLQRPVDRARDHVRGDVGRRDAVQVVLYGDYLCPYCRRLGHIIARLRGALGDKLAYAYRHFPNERAHPGAHFISRVAEAAGRQGRFWEMHDALYGADPLTPELARKLARDIGLDMAQFERDLEDEALAARVEEDLEEGRRNGVTGTPSFFIDGQRYDGAWDFHSMLEELQRPVAAQISRSAKAFANLPASAGLILLLAAAAAILCANSSLSTYYHAFIHMPFGVGVKDGALSMPVGEWFSEGLLAIFFLLVGLEIRRELTEGSLTDLRAAALPVLCAVGGVLVPTAIYLALNQGPTARGWSVPTATDIAFALGVLALLGPSVPTGLRVFVAALAVVDDILSVLTLAIFYPRAFELGWMGAAVCGIVALAALNRFRVYALWPYLVATVFLWVALHGAGVHGALAGIFLAGFLPTRPAPAAGPLLAQAATALAALEQAERETEDKTALMQEPIWDWASRNLAAASDRLRSPAEQVERAVAPWSSYVVLPLFAFSATGVSLAADLSAPGAGPVLAGVVLGLVLGKPIGIGLAALGAVWSGLGRMPEDVSVRGFIGAACLCGIGDTVALLLADQAFPAGADSQIAKIGVLIGSGLAAALGAAIIAVKPLPRQTELA
- a CDS encoding DoxX family protein, with translation MNWSVEHFAQGLAAIFAVAAAVHLFGPRALREAYARWRYPSGFREVTGTLLALAAALLSLHGTRLVGLGVAAFVMFLSATTLLHHRQYRYAAPLIALLFALIPVSLAGPV
- a CDS encoding LysR family transcriptional regulator, whose protein sequence is MTKLPDFEGLAVFATVVEARSFAGAARALSLSKATVSKAVSRLEAKLGTRLFNRTSRRLALTDAGRLLSARAANILREAEAAESETLSQSVNPRGLVRLAAPMSFGVQTIAPMIPDFLKAYPEVQVDLHLSDQMVDVIGEGFDAVLRIATLPDSSLVARRLCTVERFLVAAPSYLKAKGRPKHPMNLAEHACLGYAYLLGPDSWRFTHKNGESAVVHPAGGPLRANNGDAMLPALIAGLGLGVLPDFILRAALADGSLERVLPDWSLPASALHWVTPPGGPKPARVDVLGDFLAERLGHSHRAGKRNRDQRK